In the genome of Segnochrobactrum spirostomi, the window GATGTGCCGCTCGGTCATCAGGCGGTGGGCGGCGACGCCCTGCCATTGGCCGTCGCCGAACCGCACCGCGCAATCGATCACGCCGCTTTCGAGGAGGCGGTCGAACGGCTGGGTCGTCACGCTCAATTCGAGGTCGGGATGGGCGGCGCGGAGCGAGGGCAGGCGCGGCAAGAGCCAGCGTTTGGCGAAGGTCGGCGGCACGTTGAGGCGGAGCCGGCTCGTGTCGGCCCGCTCGCCGATCGAGCGCACGGCGCTTTCGACCTCCTGCAGGGCGCGGCCGATTGCCTTGAGGAGGCGTGCTCCCGCCGGGGTCAGTTCCAGGCGGTGATGATGGCGGATGAGGAGAGGTTCGCCGAGTTCGTCCTCGAGATTGCGGACTTGGCGGCTGACCGCGCTCTGGGTCAGGTTGAGCCGCTCGGCCGCGCGGGTGAACGAGCCGGTGCGCCCGACCGCCTCGAAAATCCGCATGGCACCGAGCGAGGGAAGGCGTCGCATATCAAGACCCGGCTTCTCGAGCGGCCGCTTTGGCTAATGTCTGCTTGTGCCATGGGCGACGGCCCGGCGCCAAGCGGTCGGCATCGAGCGGCAGGCTCTATGCCTTTTTGAGATAGCCGCATCGAATAAGTCTATTTGCCTTTCGTTCGGGGCGACCACACCCTCGGCACATCTGGCTTCGAGTGCGGACGTTCGCCGGTCGCCACGCGCCTTGCCCCACTCGGGCGAACCGCGCACGTCTCCGGCACCGCGCCTGAAGACCGGCCAGGAATCGCTCGACAGATTCCCGTGAATGATTTGGGCAGGAAGAGATCGTGGAAACCGTTCGTTTTGGTCGCACGGGCCTCAAGACGTCGCAGCTTTGTCTCGGCACCATGGGGATCGGCTCCTCCAAGTGGAAGGGCTGGGTGCTCGATGAAGATCGTTCGCGGCCGATCCTGAAGAAGGCGCTCGATGTCGGGGTCACCTTCTTCGACATGGCCGATTGGTATTCGACCGGCGTCAACGAAGAAGTCGTCGGCCGCGCCTTGTTGTCGATGACCGAGCGCGACCGGCTCGTGCTCGCCACGAAGGCGTTCTACCCGATGAGCGCGGACCCGAACGATCAGGGTCTGTCGCGCAAGCATCTGATGCGCTCGATCGACCAGTCGCTGAAGCGCATCGGCACGGATTATGTGGATCTCTACATCATCCACGCCTTCGATCCGCAGACGCCGATCGAAGAGACGATGGAAGCGCTCCACGATATCGTCCGCGCCGGCAAGGCGCGCTATATCGGCGCCTCGACCATGTATGCTTGGCAGTTCGCCAAGATGAACCATGTGGCGGAGAAGAACGGGTGGACCCGCTTCGTCAACATGCAGTGCCAATATTCGCTCCTCTACCGCGAGGAGGAGCGCGAGATGATGCCCTATTGCAAGGATGAGGGCATCGCCGTGACGACCTTCTCGCCGCTCGCCCGCGGCTATCTCGCCGGAGGTGGGTCGCAGGCGCGCCTCGCGCACGACATGTTCCTCGAATGGTTCGGCGACGCGATCGACCGCGAGATCGCCCGCCGGGTCGGCGAGGTGGCGCAGGCGCGGTCGAAGACCCCCTCGCAGATCGCCCAGGCCTGGGTGATCAACACCGGCAACGTGACCGTGCCGATCTTCGGCGCCGATCAGCCGGAGCACGTCGAGGCCATTCTCGACGCCGCCACGATCCGCCTCACCGAGGCGGAGATGACCTATCTCGACGAGCCGTATCGGCCCCGCGACATGATCAACGACTACAACCCGGTTCGCCGCGCCCGCGCGCTGTCGGTCGAGCCGACCTCGCTGTCGGCGGTCGCCTGAGCCTCGC includes:
- a CDS encoding aldo/keto reductase, which codes for METVRFGRTGLKTSQLCLGTMGIGSSKWKGWVLDEDRSRPILKKALDVGVTFFDMADWYSTGVNEEVVGRALLSMTERDRLVLATKAFYPMSADPNDQGLSRKHLMRSIDQSLKRIGTDYVDLYIIHAFDPQTPIEETMEALHDIVRAGKARYIGASTMYAWQFAKMNHVAEKNGWTRFVNMQCQYSLLYREEEREMMPYCKDEGIAVTTFSPLARGYLAGGGSQARLAHDMFLEWFGDAIDREIARRVGEVAQARSKTPSQIAQAWVINTGNVTVPIFGADQPEHVEAILDAATIRLTEAEMTYLDEPYRPRDMINDYNPVRRARALSVEPTSLSAVA
- a CDS encoding LysR substrate-binding domain-containing protein translates to MRRLPSLGAMRIFEAVGRTGSFTRAAERLNLTQSAVSRQVRNLEDELGEPLLIRHHHRLELTPAGARLLKAIGRALQEVESAVRSIGERADTSRLRLNVPPTFAKRWLLPRLPSLRAAHPDLELSVTTQPFDRLLESGVIDCAVRFGDGQWQGVAAHRLMTERHIAVSAPALKADGVPFDPRDHTLLHVLADTDRRYLTWAHWLDAAGFDPGAADGGLEFDLLDLVIEAACRGLGAAVADSAMVETELREGRLVKLLDVEIEGHESYWLVTRADEPEPPKVRQLRTWLTAEIAGG